A window of the Arachis duranensis cultivar V14167 chromosome 5, aradu.V14167.gnm2.J7QH, whole genome shotgun sequence genome harbors these coding sequences:
- the LOC107489249 gene encoding uncharacterized protein LOC107489249: protein MVRDEWRNIGEGQFIDKLKALTVPLGKLHKEKFGDMDKKIQRFEEEINKVDDMVGNGVCDGTMEARRKALVTCCKQWYVRKEIHWKQMSCSRHANDMDKNTRYFHNLASARRRNNRIDALVINGRLIRNQARIKIAIREFYRDLYHQERSPVVGFRDGLVNRIGEEESSALERIPTLEEIKEAVWDCESSKAPGSNGYNMNFIKKCWDEIGTEFSIAILDFFRSSRLPSDSNITWSRPPADQHGRLHIQSNIQGDG from the coding sequence ATGGTCAGAGACGAATGGCGGAATATTGGAGAGGGGCAGTTCATAGACAAGTTGAAGGCTCTAACGGTGCCACTAGGAAAATTGCATAAAGAAAAATTTGGTGACATGGATAAGAAAATCCAGCGCTTTGAGGAGGAGATCAATAAGGTAGATGACATGGTTGGGAACGGAGTCTGTGATGGTACAATGGAGGCTAGAAGAAAGGCGTTAGTTACCTGTTGCAAGCAGTGGTATGTGAGGAAAGAGATACACTGGAAACAGATGTCGTGCTCCAGGCATGCGAACGATATGGATAAAAACACGAGGTACTTTCATAACTTGGCGTCGGCTAGAAGAAGGAATAATAGAATTGATGCCTTGGTGATTAATGGAAGGTTGATAAGAAATCAAGCTAGGATCAAGATAGCCATCAGAGAATTTTACAGAGACTTGTATCATCAGGAGAGATCTCCAGTGGTGGGTTTTAGGGACGGACTGGTTAATCGGATTGGCGAAGAAGAATCGAGTGCTTTGGAGAGGATACCGACTTTGGAGGAAATTAAAGAGGCGGTTTGGGACTGTGAATCCTCTAAGGCTCCAGGTAGTAACGGGTATAATATGAACTTCATCAAGAAGTGCTGGGATGAGATTGGTACAGAGTTCTCGATAGCTATTCTAGACTTCTTTAGATCATCGAGATTGCCTTCTGACTCCAATATTACTTGGAGTAGACCTCCGGCCGATCAACATGGTAGGCTGCATATACAAAGTAATATCCAAGGTGATGGTTAG